One genomic region from Cryptococcus deuterogattii R265 chromosome 7, complete sequence encodes:
- a CDS encoding aldehyde dehydrogenase, with product MLIKPHCRISTLFTGVRYYSQIRRVPLWIGGKQVALTSSGTTIHKHPRTGQKSCEVVIAGELETSEAIRHSREAYRSWSMVSGWERRSILQNALRLLKERSADTASLLRADADFSDPVVHGDINSSMNLLDGSAETAISIEGYMPQTIDGSLAMVMKEPHGPVLSIPAFNFPLTLAMRSIVYPLACGNTVIMKASPLVPQLSTFIAALFNDAGLPPGVLQILSFSEDEVGQRVKQLIAHDDIRFVNFTGSISLGKQLASLCGQYLKPSVMELGGKAPAIVLPSADLQLAANHILFGAFLNSGQICMSTERVIVHEKIAEEFEQVLRSEAIKAGWVGGMELVRSGAGERAKSMVDQAIRMGARVIFSAVPDGSATSLSSESAFPPTILADVHHDADLFQIESFAPILTVHSGSDLPSIIAMANSHETGLSSSIFCQDLALALKVAQSLQSGAVHINGMSVHDQHGLPHGGTKSSGWSRFNGKGAIESFTQTKVIRINGTNSSLPLSALYSGLSPKE from the exons ATGCTCATCAAACCTCATTGCCGTATATCAACTTTATTCACTGGTGTGCGCTATTATTCCCAGATCAGACGGGTTCCTCTTTGGATTGGAGGAAAGCAAGTAGCATTAACCAGCAGTGGAACAACCATTCACAAGCATCCGAGAACAGGACAGAAAAGCTGTGAGGTGGTTATTGCAGGTGAACTGGAAAC GAGCGAAGCGATTCGTCACAGTCGTGAAGCTTATAGGTCATGGAGTATGGTCTCCGGTTGGGAAAGACGGTCCATATTACAAAAT GCCTTACGATTGTTGAAAGAGCGATCCGCAGACACTGCAAGCCTACTTCGTGCAGATGCCGACTTTTCGGACCCTGTTGTTCACGGCGACATAAACTCTTCTATGAATCTATTGGACGGTTCTGCTGAAAC AGCAATATCTATTGAA GGATATATGCCACAAACTATAGATGGTAGCTTAGCCATGGTAATGAAGGAACCACACGGACCGGTTCTCAGCATACCTGCATTCAATTTCCCACTCACACTGGCAATGCGTAGCATAG TCTACCCCCTCGCTTGTGGTAACACCGTGATCATGAAGG CATCACCACTTGTACCTCAGCTTTCGACTTTCATAGCTGCGCTATTCAATGACGCAGGGCTTCCTCCCGGTGTGCTTCAGATATTGAGCTTCTCCGAAGACGAAGTAGGCCAACGAGTCAAGCAGCTTATTGCCCACGATGACATACGT TTTGTCAACTTCACCGGTTCGATCAGTCTCGGCAAACAGCTAGCAAGCCTTTGTGGACAATATCTCAA GCCCTCAGTCATGGAGCTGGGGGGTAAAGCGCCAGCCATTGTTTTACCCTCAGCTGACTTACAGCTAGCCGCTAATCAC ATTTTATTTGGGGCATTTCTGAACTCGGGACAAATCTGCATGTCAACGGAAAGAGTTATCGTCCATGAGAAAATTGCTGAAGAATTTGAGCAAGTCCTCAGATCAGAGGCCATCAAGGCAGGCTGGGTTGGGGGCATGGAATTGGTTAGATCGGGAGCAGGAGAAAGAGCGAAAAGTATGGTTGACCAAGCTATAAGAATG GGAGCCAGAGTGATTTTCAGCGCAGTACCGGACGGTTCAGCCACGTCACTTTCGTCGGAATCTGCATTTCCGCCAACAATCCTAGCTGATGTTCACCACGACGCGGATCTCTTTCAAATCGAGTCATTTGCCCCCATTTTGACGGTCCATTCGGGGTCTGATTTACCTTCAATAATTGCCATGGCGAACTCACATGAAACAGGCCTTTCGTCGTCTATCTTTTGTCAAGACCTCGCTCTCGCTCTCAAAGTGGCGCAGAGTCTACAATCTGGAGCCGTCCATATAAATGGTATGAGCGTCCACGACCAGCATGGGCTGCCTCATGGAGGCACAAAGAGTAGCGGATGGAGCAGATTCAATGGCAAAGGCGCCATTGAAAGCTTTACTCAGACAAAAGTCATTCGAATCAACGGAACAAATTCCTCATTGCCCTTGTCAGCGCTCTACTCTGGCTTGTCACCGAAGGAATAA
- a CDS encoding adenylosuccinate lyase, producing the protein MDSYQTPLSSRYASKEMSKLFSSGARFGTWRKLWLNLAIAEKELGLAISDAAIEQMKANLELDEAQMKVAAEEEKKRRHDVMAHVHTFGTVAPEAAGIIHLGATSCYVTDNADLIFLRDGLDILLPKLATVISRLANFAKQYRDLPTLGFTHFQPAQLTTVGKRATLWIQELLWDLRNLQRARNDLGFRGVKGTTGTQASFLALFDGDHSKVEALDKRVTELFGFPYAYPVTGQTYSRKIDADVLGPLSSFGATVHKIATDIRLLANLKEIEEPFEKDQIGSSAMAYKRNPMRCERACSLARHLMAIYQNTLMTSSVQWLERTLDDSANRRVTIPEAFLTADILLTTLQNISEGLVVYPRVIGRRISQELPFMATENIIMAIVKAGGDRQECHEKIRVLSHQAGAVVKEEGGENDLIDRVKKDEYFKPIWGQLDALLDPRTFVGRAPEQVDGFLKEWVEPALKPYEEALKNVKTAELSV; encoded by the exons ATGGATAGCTACCAGACCCCCCTTTCTTC CCGATATGCCTCCAAGGAGATGTCCAAACTTTTCTCCTCTGGA GCTCGCTTCGGAACTTGGCGAAAGCTCTGGCTCAACCTTGCCATCGCCGAGAAG GAGCTTGGTCTTGCCATCTCCGATGCTGCCATTGAGCAGATGAAAGCCAACCTCGAGCTCGATGAGGCTCAGATGAAGGTTGCagccgaggaggagaagaagaggaggc ACGATGTTATGGCTCATGTTCACACCTTCGGTACTGTGGCGCCAGAGGCTGCCGGCATCATCCA CTTGGGTGCCACTTCTTGTTATGTCACCGA CAATGCggatctcatcttcctccgaGACGGTCTTgacattcttcttccaaagcttGCTACGGTAATTTCTCGTCTTGCCAACTTCGCTAAGCAGTACCGAGATCTTCCTACTCTTGGTTTCACCCACTTCCAGCCCGCCCAGCTTACTACCGTCGGCAAGCGAGCCACTCTCTGGATTCAAGAGCTTTTGTGGGACTTGCGTAACCTTCAGCGCGCTAGAAACGACTTGGGTTTCCGAGGCGTCAAGGGAACTACCGGTACCCAagcctccttcttggcttTGTTCGATGGTGACCACTCTAAG GTTGAGGCCCTTGACAAGCGAGTAACTGAGCTTTTCGGCTTCCCTTACGCCTACCCCGTCACCGGTCAGACTTACTCTCGAAAGATCGACGCCGATGTCCTTGGTCCTCTTTCCAGCTTTGGTGCTACCGTGCACAAGATCGCCACTGACA TCCGATTGCTTGCGAacttgaaggagattgaagagcCTTTCGAAAAGGACCAGATCGGCAGCTCTGCTATGGCCTATAAG CGAAACCCTATGCGATGTGAACGGGCTTGCTCTCTTGCTCGACACCTTATGGCCATCTATCAAAATACTCTCATGACCTCTTCCGTCCAGTGGCTTGAGCGTACTTTGGATGACAG TGCCAACAGGCGTGTCACCATTCCCGAGGCTTTCCTCACCGCCGATATCCTCCTCACTACTTTGCAGAACATTTCTGAGGGTCTCGTTGTCTACCCTCGAGTCATTGGTCGTCGAATCTCTCAGGAGCTCCCCTTCATGGCCACTGAAAACATCATCATGGCTATCGTTAAGGCCGGTGGCGATAGGCAAGAGTGTCATGAAAAAATCCGAGTTCTTTCTCATCAGGCCGGTGCTGttgtcaaggaggaaggcggagaGAATGATCTTATTGACAGAGTCAAGAAGGACGAATACTTCAAACCTATTTGGGGCCAGTTGGATGCCCTCCTTGACCCCAGAACTTTTGTTGGACGGGCTCCCGAACAGGTGGATGGTTTCCTCAAGGAATGGGTTGAACCCGCTCTCAAACCTTACGAAGAGGCTTTGAAGAATGTCAAGACTGCCGAGTTGTCGGTGTAA